The sequence GGATGTCCAGGACTCAATCCCCAGCCCTAAGGAAGAGTGGGACCAGCCACTGCGAACATCTAAAATACTGTCATTCCTGATTCCACACTCCACCCCATGCCCATAGCTTCTCTCCTCTTTGTCCAGTTAGTTCCTCATGTGCCCTTCCTTCTGAGTTTACCTGTCTAGGTGGCTTGTTAACTAATTCAGTGTGTCAGGTCCCCTCTTTCCTTGAATTAGAAACCTTTCTCCACAAACTCTCCACTGTGTTTGTCAAAGTTCTGGTATCTCACGCAGATTCTCAGCTGTCTGTATGTTGTCTTGGAACAGTCAGTCCACTGGCTACAGCTGactttgtaaaatttaaaactcttCTAGAACCAAGTGTGCTAGCATATACCTGTatttccagcacttaggaggccgaAGCAAGAAGATCCCAACTTCAAGACTGTCTGAACTACACTGGAAGGCCCCATCCCGAAAAAGGGAGGGAGCAGTGAGCCTTTGTGGCTCTCATTGCACTGGGGGAGAGGCTGAGCAACCCAGCCTCAGCAGAGGCATTTGCAGCCTGtttcccctctgtccttcccATGTTCTCTTTCTGGATTGTtgattatttgtttgcttttgttttgttttgttttagacctTTTTAAGAATTTGATgtttgttctgcctgcatatatgtatgtgtactacatgtgggCATGGGGCCtaaggagatcagaagagggtatcgcatcccttggaattggagttacagatagatgtgaatcatcatgtgggtgctgagaatggaacctggctcctctgcaagagcaacaacacagagccatctcctaCTTCCTTCTGTTTTGTCTTGAGACGGAATTGCAttgtgtagtctaggctgtccCGAACTTCATCTGTCTTCCAGTGTGACCCTGAATTCACTGGCTTTCAGCTTCAGTCTCCCTGTGAGATTATAGCCACAGCACCTAGCATTTCCCATGTTTGTATGTTGTAAATACAATCACTGTGATGTCCCAACTATCTTCATACCCTCCTTTAAGTCATGTTTGTTTACTGTTCTTAGCCCAAGTATTAACtggcctaatttttttttctctttttctttttctttttctttttttttttttttttttgaggggaagCGCGGGGCACGTGTTGAAGATCAAACTAAGGGCCTCACATATGTTAAACAAGTAGGCAAAcatgctaccactgagctgtgcctcTGGCCCAGTCAGAAGGTCTTTGCTGGTTTGTACCCCTCACACAGGTAGAAGAGGCTCATGGTCCTGCTCTCCACCCATACTTATAGAATGAAGAATAACAAAGGACGCCCCTCCCCGTGGACATAATAAGTGTTCATGAATACTTTGTTGTCTAGAGCTGTAGAAAAATCTCAAGGCAGGTAAAGAACCTTGACACCATGTCCTCTTCTTCCCATAGGTTCCAGTGCAGAGAACCAAAGGCCATCCAGTGCTTATAATGGAGACCTCAATGGGCTCCTGGTTCCGGACCCACTCAGCTCAGGTGATAGTAACTCAACAAGCAAACCTGGTATACGGACCATGCCACCTATTAATCTGCAGGAAAAGCAGGTCATGTGAGTACCTGAGAAATAGCAATGATGGTAATGATATCTTTGGGGTTTTTGCTTAGAAAAAGGGATAAGATTAGTGtcaaggccgggcggtgggggcgcacgcctttaatcccagcactcgggaggcagagcaaggcggatctctgtgagttcaaggccagcctggtctacagagtgatatctAGGAAATGCgtaaaggtacacagagaaaccctgtttcaaaaaacaaaaaaaaaaaaaaaagattactgtcAAGGGGGccagcagcctctgcttcctctcttctgGACTATCGGGGCAAAGCACTGTACCACATTGAATATTTACTAAGAAAAGAGATGAGGACAAGCTAAAGACTGTAGGGTGGAATTAACCTGTTTGTCAGGGGGGAGGTGAGCAAGGAGAACTGTGAATATGgggaccctggaactggaacagagagaactgggaatCTGAGACTAGACATCATTATGAGGATCTGTCCTAGAACCTTCTCCTGAGCTGTTTGGTGAACAAGGGACTAGGTCTGTGTACCTCTTCCAGTTGCCTGTCTGGAGATGACAGCTCCACTTGCATTGGGATTTTGGCCAAGGAGGTAGAAATCGTGGCCAGCAGTGATTCCAGCATTTCCAGCAAGGCACGGGGGAGCAACAAGGTGAGTGCCGAGATGACGTGGTACATGTCGAAGGAGATCCCCACTCCCCAGACCCTGGGTCAGACACAAACCACACCCAGACACCCGCtttcacagagatcctttattaGGCAGGGAAGAGAAGTTCAAgcggctgctttctgactcaggcagaaaacagcagcaaatgaccttgcaagTGTAGtttttaagaagagaagaaaggaagatctGTGTTAGAATGGGTGAGGATGTGGTGGTgtgttttgattgggcatgttaattaggtgaaccaaagtgGGGCTTTTGATGGCTAGACTTTGGTACTCATCCTCAGGAATGAGTCTGCCATAAGAAAGTACCAAATAGGAGAGTAGATCTTGAtggctagctttagggatgtGATCTAACAGTGTTTAGCAAGGCAgaaggaatgggagagaagggcaaggcctggcATAGCCCCAGAGTGGGCTAGTGTCCCATCCCAGGTGGTGTATGGGAGCACAGTGTCCCATCCCAGGTGGTGTGTGGGAGCACAGTGTCCCATCCCAGGTGGTGTGTGGGAGCACAGTGTCCCATCCCAGGTGGTGTGTGGGAGCACAGTGTCCATCCCAGGTGGTGTGTGGAGCACAGTGTCCATCCCAGGTGGTGTATGGAGCACAGTGTCCATCCCAGGTGGTGTGTGGGAGCACAGTGTCCCATCCCAGGTGGTGTGTGGGAGCACAGTGTCCCATCCCAGGTGGTGTATGGGAGCACAGTGTCCCATCCCAGGTGGTGTATGGGAGCACAGTGTCCCATCCCAGGTGGTGTATGGGAGCACAGtcagtgtctctcctctcttATATGTGCTTCAGTTCCTAAGGGAACAACCTTGATAAAAGGTATGCCTTATTTTCAGAAAACCAGTGTTGACTCCCAATCCTCTGTGGAAATCTGTTCTGGGAGATGTCAGTGGGTGCTAGGCTTATACCTGTGGCCTGTCCTGTCCTCGGTATTGTTACCTCCTCCAGCCCTCAGCTTCTTCAACCTTCCTTCCTCTGAGTTCTCAGGTGAAAATCCAGCCTGTCGCCAAGTACGACTGGGAGCAGAAGTACTACTATGGCAACCTGATTGCAGTGTCTAATTCCTTCTTGGCGTATGCCATTAGGGGTAAGTAAGGAGGGGGCCAAAAAGGAAGTGTTCTGCTAGAAGTCCCAGGGATGCAGGTTTAGTGTCAGGCTACTCAGCCCACTCGGATGCAATAGAAGGTTTGTCAAGGCTTCCTTGCCGTCTGCAGGGCTGGGGGAGATGATTAGGAAACCAGGCTGGTTACGGAGATGATAGCGGAGATGATAGCGgtgagggaggcaggggcagggctcCTGTGCTCAGGGCGCTCGCTCAGATTCTCGCCTTCTCTCATTCCAGCTGCCAACAATGGCTCAGCAATGGTGCGCGTGATCAGTGTTAGTACTTCAGAGCGGACCCTGCTCAAGGGTTTCACAGGCAGTGTGGCTGATCTGGCTTTCGCACACCTCAACTCTCCACAGCTTGCCTGCCTGGATGAGGCTGGCAATCTCTTTGTGTGGCGCTTGGCTCTGGTTAAGGGTAAAATTCAGTATCCATTCCCTGGCAAGGGCCTGAAGAAGTGGAGCTGGGCCTAGGGCTGGGGCTGCTAGGGATACTTGATTATCCACCTATCCAAGCCTTAACTCCCTACTCAGAGAAGAGATTTTAGTCCATATCCGGCAGCCAGAGGGCACGCCACTGAACCACTTCCGAAGGATCATCTGGTGCCCCTTCATCCCTGAGGAAAGTGAGGACTGTTGTGAAGAAAGTAGCCCAACAGTGGCCCTGCTGCATGAAGACCGGGTGAGAGACTGGGTGTGCTGAAGGAGAGGTGGGAACCGCCAAGTTGTGCTCGTGGACTAAATACCACCCTGTACCCCTAGGCTGAGGTATGGGACCTGGATGCGCTTCGCTCCAGCCACAGCACCTGGCCCGTGGACGTCAGCCAAATCAAGCAGGGCTTCATTGTAGTGAAAGGCCATAGCACGGTAGGCCTACAGCTGATTGCCTCACtgcctttccctcttcctgtgCCCTTCACCTATTCCCTGTTGCGTAGCTTCCCCAGTGGCTTTACCAGTATGTTGCCAGTGAGGATGCTGAACACAAATTGGTTCTCACTTGTACAGTTCACGCCTAATCTAGCTGTTCCCTGAAGGACTAGTTTTCTCTGTAGTGCCTGCCCCCTTTATTCATTCACACAGAAGTGTGAGTCTGCTATGGGTCAGCCGAGCTCACTACCATCCTCATCTAGGAAGGGCTCATTCCTACTTCTGGTCAGGAGGAAAAGCAAAGCTTTAAACAGTTTtctggtggtggtttttttttttttttttttttttttttttggttgttgttgtttttcaagacaggttttctctgtgtagctttgcgcctttcctgcaactcacttggtagaccaggctggcctcgaactcacagagatccgcctgcctctgcctcccgagtgctgggattaaaggtgtgcgccaccaccgccccgctgtttttttttttttttttttttgagacagagttcatctgtgtagccctggctgtcctagaactttttTGCGTTCTTTTCAGTGCCTAAGTGAAGGAGCCCTTTCTCCTGATGGGACTGTCCTGGCTACTGCAAGCCATGACGGCTTTGTCAAGTTCTGGCAGATCTACATTGAAGGTCAGGATGAACCAAGGTAAGGCAAGACCTGAAAGCCCCTACTCTGTACGCCCTGTCTAGAAAGTTGGACAGTTCATTTACTCAGGCCTCTTGTCTGTCTGCTTACAGGTGTCTGCATGAATGGAAGCCTCATGACGGACGGCCCCTTTCTTGCCTCTTATTCTGTGATAACCATAAGAAACAGGATCCTGAGTGAGTGAGTGGTAGGCACAGTAGGTGGCGGGCTTGTCCATGGGCTCCTAGCAGGTCATCAGCCAGTGCCTTGTTGCTTTTCAGGGTCCCGTTCTGGAGGTTCCTCATTACTGGCGCTGACCAGAATCGGGAGCTGAAGATGTGGTGCACAGTGTCCTGGACCTGCCTGCAAACCATTCGGTAAACTAGAGCTAGGGCCTTGAGGATAGGCCAGGGATGTGGCTTCTTTGAACTCTCAGTCTTACTGGCTCTGCTGCTTGgcttcccagtttctccccaGATATCTTCAGTTCAGTGAGTGTACCTCCCAGCCTCAAAGTTTGCTTGGACCTCTCAGCAGAGTATCTGATTCTTAGTGATGTGCAACGAAAGGTAGGCCGCTGTGCGGTACGCCGGGAAGAGCTGCTGGTGCTGCGGGGAGGGCAGGGGTATGCGACAGATCCACCGCCCTCCCAGCCTCAGTTTGGTACAGCGTGTGTTCCTCACACAGGTCCTCTATGTGATGGAGCTGCTCCAGAACCAAGACGAGGGCCGCGCTTGCTTTAGCTCCATCTCCGAGTTCCTGCTCACCCACCCCGTGCTCAGCTTTGGCATCCAGGTTGTGAGTCGCTGCCGGCTGCGGCACACTGAGGTGCTGCCCGCCGAGGAGGAGAACGACAGTCTGGGTGCCGGTGAGGTGCCCCGGGGTAGggctgtgtggtggtgtgtggaaGAGTCCCGCACAGAGCAGTGCTTAACGATCCACACTGTCCTTTCAGAGAGTTCCCACGGAGCCAGTGCCACGGAATCTACAGCAGGGGTGCTTATCAAGCTCTTTTGTGTGCATACTAAGTGAGTGTCAGGGAGACCTGGTGTGTCCTGTCTATGCCCCCTACCCTGCTGGCCCTGGCCTGTTTGAGTATTCTCCTATCCTCCATTTTTGTTCTTTAGGGCACTACAAGATGTGCAGATCCGCTTCCAGCCACAGCTGAACCCTGATGTGGTGGCTCCACTCCCTGCCCACACTGCTCACGAGGATTTCAGTGAGTTAAGGAGTGGAAGGGAGGCAGGTCATCCTGACCTGGTTCTGAGATCTGACTCAAGTTGCTTCCCCAACAGCATTTGGAGAGTCTCGACCTGAACTAGGCTCTGAGGGGCTGGCTTCAGCTGCTCATGGGTCTCAGCCTGACCTCCGGCGCATCGTGGAACTTCCTGCACCTGCAGACTTCCTCAGTCTGAGCAGTGAGACCAAGCCTAAGTTGATGACACCCGATGCTTTCATGACGCCCACCGCCTCCCTGCAGCAGGTACTTCCTCAGTGAGGAGAGGCTTGGTAGTGTTCCATTACCAGCCTCAGTGCTCATTCCCTGCATCTTCCCAGATCTCTGCATCCCctagcagtagcagcagcagcagcagtagcagcagcagcagcagcagcagcagcagctccctaACAGCTGTATCTGCTGTGAGCAGCTCCTCAACCATGGACCCCTCCTTGACCAGGTAAGACAAACACTGGTGACAGCAGTACTCAGTACCTGTTTGTGACGAATCACAGTAGCTATCGCCTCACCTTTCTGCCAGCAGGCCACCCGAGGAGCTCACCTTGAGTCCCAAGCTGCAGCTGGATGGCAGTCTGACaataaacagcagcagcagcctgcaggCAAGCCCTCGAAGCCTCCTTCCTGGGCTGCTCCCAGGCCCAGCTGACAAATTGACTCCCAAGGGAgctgggcaggtgtgtgtgtggtggcggtggggggggagtggggggggggtggggggggatgtgAAGTACCGGGTAGCAGGTGGAGGGCAGTGGGGAAGATTGGAGCACTCTATTCTAATGTACTTTTCCTGCTGACCCTGCTTGGCCTTGGGAGCTGCATGTTTCCCCAAAGGTTATAAGCTTTTCATGTTCCTTGGAGTgcatctcctcagcctcccaatgcCCTCCTTGTGAACTGTGGCCCTGCTTTTCCTGTGCATCTCTTCCCTGTTACACTGTCTCACCACTACGGTACCGGAACCTTGTCTCTGGCCTCTTACCCCTATTACTTAAGCCTTCGTCTTTGGCCCTTCTCAGGTAtctacagctgcctctgcactGTCCTTGGATTTGCAGGAAGTGGAGCCTCTGGGGCTACCCCAGGCCTCTCCCAGTCGCACCCGTTCCCCTGATGTGATCTCCTCAGCATCCACTGCCCTGTCCCAGGACATCCCTGAAATCGCCTCGGAGGCCCTGTCCCGTGGCTTTGGCTCCTCTGTTCCTGAGGGCCTCATTGAGCCAGACAGTATGGCCTCCGCTGCTTCAGCACTACACTTACTGTCTCCTCGGCCCAGGCAAGGCCCTGAGCTTGGCTCTCAGCTTGGCCTGGATGGAGGCCCTGGGGATGGGGATCGGCATAGTACCCCCTCCCTACTGGAAGCAGCCTTGACCCAGGAGGTTGCAGCCCCTGACAGTCAAGTCTGGCCTACAGCACCTGACATTACTCGGGAGACATGTAGTACCTTGGCAGAAAGGTGAGATGCTCAGAAGGGGCAAAGTATGCTTATGGGAGGGCCATTAGGATTATCTGTACTGAGTCATTGTGTTTCCTTAGCCCCAGGAATGGcctccaggaaaagcacaaaagcCTGGCCTTCCACCGGCCACCTTACCACCTACTGCAGCAGCATGACAGTCAGGACACTAGTGCTGAGCAAAGGTGAGCACCCACCTGCTCTGCGCTTTTTCTCCAAGAAGGAGGGCTAGCTGGTGAGCAGGCGCTtagccctcctctccttccacagtgacCATGACGATGAAGTTGCCAGCCTTGCTTCTGCCGCAGGGGGTTTTGGCAGCAAAATGCCTACTCCACGGCTCCCTGCCAAGGATTGGAAGACCAAGGGATCCCCTCGGACTTCACCCAAGCTCAAGAGGAAAAGCAAGAAGGATGATGGGTAGGAGGGTTTGGGGACCGGGACCAGGGGTGGTCTCTAAGCTGCTGATGTGACCTTCAATGCTCCTTGCCTATGTAGGGATTCAGCTGTGGGATCCCGGCTCACAGAGCACCAGGTATGTAAGGGAGCACCTTTCTATCCGTGGGACCCCATCCCAGGAGGATGGGAGGGACTTTAAGCTATTCCTTTTTATggtgggtggagagagaaggacagacaTTGTGTTAAGTTGTCAGTGCTTCTGGCAGGTGGCAGAGCCCCCTGAGGACTGGCCGGCATTAATTTGGCAGCAGCAAAGAGAGCTGACAGAACTATGGCACAACCAGGAAGAGCTGCTACAGCGTCTCTGTGCCCAACTTGAAGGTCTACAGAACACTGTCACTGACCACGTAGAGCGTGCCCTGGAGACCCGGCATGAGCAAGAGCGTATCCTTGGGTAGTGGCGCAGCATGGCAGTATGGCAGAGCAGCATTCTTGTCTTAGGAGGTGCATGGGTCCTGCTCTAGGCCTGTTCCTTAGCTTCAGCACAGAGCGGCGGCTGGAACGAGCACTGGCTGAGGGGCAGCAGCGGGGTGGGCAGCTGCAGGAGCAGCTGACGCAGCAGCTGTCCCAGGCCTTGTCGTCAGCTGTGGCTGGGCGCCTGGAACGCAGTATAAGGGATGAAATCAAGAAGACAGTTCCTCCATGTGAGTTTTTCATGAGATTTCTTTTTGGGTGGgccatgtgggtgtgggaagCTTTTAAACTTCTTCTGGTTCCCTCTGTCTTTCATAGGTGTCTCCAGAAGTCTGGAGCCTGTGGCGGGTCAACTAAGCAACTCAGTGGCTTCCAAACTTACAGTTGTGGAAGGCAGCATGAAAGAGAATATCTCTAAGCTACTCAAGTCCAAGGTGAGACGGGGTCCAAGGTGGAAAGTGTGGTTAGGCAGGCCAGACTGGACTCAGGCTTTCAACTTGACCCCTCCTTATATTCTAGAACTTGACAGATGCCATTGCCCGAGCAGCTGCAGACACATTACAGGGACCAATGCAGGCTGCCTACCGGGAAGCCTTCCAGAGTGTGGTACTGCCAGCTTTTGAGAAGAGTTGCCAGGCTATGTTCCAGCAAATCAATGACAGCTTTAGGCTGGGCACACAGGAATGTGAGTGGCGTCATAAAACCCAAAGTGGTAAGAATGGTTGTACTCCGCTGTCATCCCTTTTACAATATCTGTTGTCATCCTTTAGATTTGCAGCAGCTAGACAGTCACATGAAGAGCCGGAAGGCACGTGAacaggaagccagggagcctGTGCTGGCCCAGCTTCGGGGCCTGGTCAACACACTGCAAAGTGCCACTGAGCAGATGGCGGCCACTGTGTCCAGCAGTGTTCGGGCTGAGGTGCAACACCAGCTGCATGTGGCTGTGGGCAGGTGTGTGGGCAGGGCTCTGGGGGAAGTGGTAGGTTTAGGAAGGGCCAGAAGGGCTTCCTACCCACCTCATCGGCTCACTTCCCTTTGCAGCTTACAGGAGTCCATTTTAGCACAAGTACAACGCATTGTTAAGGGTGAAGTAAGTGTGGCACTTAAGGAGCAGCAGGCCACCGTCACTTCCAGCATCATGCAGGCCATGCGTTCAGCTGCTGGCACACCTGTCCCTTCTGCTCACCTTGACTGCCAGGCCCAACAAGCCCATATCTTGCAGTTACTGCAGCAGGGCCACCTCAATCAGGCCTTCCAGCAGGTATGACAGCGTTAGGCGTAGTAATCCCCTGACAAAGATGTCTGCTGATAGGTCTGCATATCATATGCCCACTTCCCCAGCAGGCTCCGGGCTGTCTGGCAGACTGGTTCTTTAGGCTTTCTAAGCCATTGCCCTGTTGTTCCGTCATGCTAGACCActttcttcctacctcagcccACCTTTCCTCGTGACCTCTTTTCTCAGGAAAACTCTGTgatctgattttcttttatttcgttttcgtgacagggtttctctgtgtagctttgcgcctttcctggatctcgctctgtagaccaggctggcctcgaactcacagagatccgcctgcctctgcctcccaagtgctgggattaaaggcatgtgccaccaccgcccggcgtaatcTGATTTTCTAAAGTGACTTTACAGTCCTGTCAGCCTCTGAACACCACTTTTGGTTTAGACTTTGGTCTTCTGCCCTTAGGCAGTACACCTCAGATAAGCAGGCATGCCGTCCTGGTATTAGGTATAAGCCAGCTCCCTTGTTCTACCCCAGGCCCTGACTGCCGCCGATCTCAGCCTGGTGCTGTACGTGTGTGAAACTGTGGACCCGGCCCAGGTGTTTGGGCAGCCGCCCTGTCCACTCTCCCAGCCTGTGCTCCTTTCCCTAATCCAGCAGCTGGCATCTGACCTTGGAACTAGAAGTGACCTCAAGCTCAGGTGAGTGGGGCAGTCAGGGACCAGAAGACAAGCAAGAGGTAGGGGTAGAGAGAGAGCAGTTTGAAGCAGACATCCACTCTTACCTGACTCCCATCCCTAATTTTTCTATCCATATGAGGCTTAGAAACTTTGTCATTATCCCTCTGGGCTTCAGTACCACTAGGGGGCACTCCTACCTGCCGGCATCCGGCTATAGCCTGTCCTTTCCCCTGCCCCCAGCTATTTGGAAGAGGCTGTGATGCACCTGGACCACAGTGATCCCATCACTCGAGACCACATGGGCTCTGTCATGGCCCAGGTACGCCAGAAGCTCTTCCAGTTCCTGCAGGCTGATCCACACAACTCACTTGGCAAAGCTGCCCGGCGTCTCAGCCTAATGTTACATGGCCTTGCGACCCCTAGCCTCCCTTAGCTGTTTAAACAGAAGTGGGGTGACACTGAAGGCCAGTCTGCAGGTGTAGGCCGAGGCAGGGCCATGTCTGCTGGTTACCTGCCCAGACCTCCATCCCTAGTGTTTGGAGGGAGGTAGGGGGCAGGACACACTGGTAGTGGTCTACTGATTGTGGTAACCAGCCGGGTTAGGCTGGGCCCAGGGTAGGTATTGTGCCTTCTTGGGTCCTGCCATGCCTGAAGCATGACCCCAAGATCGTGATACCACTTGAGTTGAATTTTCCATGTTCCTTTTTACCTCTAATTtggatctttttgtttttgaaaaacattGAGAAATTCAATTAAAGGCTTTTGGAATAAAACAAAGTATGTGTATGGTTTTGATTTGTCTTTGATGTGACTAACTGTTCTCTCCTCCATCTGGGAAATCTGTCTAAACCAGCCCACCCTGGGGGTCCCCCGGCACCCATGATAAACTGTCTGCTCACATCTCCCCTGTCCAATTCAGGCAAAGCTCCTAGAACCAGCCCAGCATCAACATGTCTCCTCCCTAGGCTCTTTTGCCCTCTGGGGTCCTTTGCTCCCCTGCCAATCTGGATCCTGGAGGTGGGGCTGACAGCTGGGATGAGGCCCCGCCTCCAGCTCCCATCCAATCAGGATCCCTTCCTCCGGGGGCTGGGCCCACAGGCGGCTCTCCAAGCCTCTAGCTCCTGCACTAGGCTCACAGCCAGGGAtgatgtgctgctgctgctgccactgcccctGGCGCCGCCGCTCTCAGCGGCTACCCTGTGCCCtgacgctgctgctgctgctgctgccgccgctgggtGAGTGTGAGCGTCCTGGACGCAGGCTGCAAGCCTTCTTGCAGGTCTGAGGCAGACGGGATTAGGGTGTTGGAGCAGAGGGCTTGGGGTCCGGACCAACAGTAAGAGCTCTAGGAAAGTGATAGTGGCTTCAGGTGGACAGTGTCCTGCAAGCAGCTCAGTTGTGGGAGGAGaggttttaaattctttttaaattctccCTTTTCTGACAAGGGAGTTTGTGGTCCCTGGTAAAACTCAGGCCATGGATCCCTGGGCTTAGAGTGACCAGCTTTGGTCCCTACCCTGCTTGCTCGGCTTCAGCAGAGACCCTTGTCTTTGGGAGAGGCAGTGGGGGTGCCAGTTGAAGCTCATGAAAACTACAGAAAGACTGCCTTCTGCCCAAAACTTCATGCTTCCGGACCCTATACCCCTGCATCCCTGTCTTTGACCTAGAGCCCCAGAAACTAGAGAAGGAACTGAGCTCTGGACCCAACAcccccttcctgttcccacaTCTCACACCTCCATGTGCATCACAGTCCAGATCCTATCTTGAGAGTCAAGACAAGTGATCTCCAGATACCCTGAAGTTCCCTGGGGGCACCTCCTTCACGCTGAGTCATGTCCCCAGAGCACTACCAGGTAAACCAGGTCCTGACGAACGGACCCTGGCTCATTCTCTCAACCATTCTCCATTCCCACCCCACTCCTAGTCTTTGTACCCCCTCTAGCTGTGGCCTCTGACGGCCTAAACCGCTGTGATACCATATACCAAGGCTTTGCTGAGTGTCTCATCCGCCTGGGGGACGGCATGGGCCGTGGAGGCGAGCTACAGACCGTCTGCAGGTACCAGCAGGTGGGAGGTAATGGGCCGGTGGGAGGCACCACCCCATAATCTGTGCCACTGGGGCAGCAACCTCAGGGCCTTGACTCTCTTCCCACTCTGAAATCTGCTCTAACTCCCCTAACCCCATTCTGTAACAGATCCTGGAATGACTTCCATGCCTGTGCCTCTCGGGTCCTGTCCGGCTGCCCAGAGGAGGCCGCTGCAGTGTGGGAGTCACTGCAGCAAGAAGCTCGCCGTGCCCCCCACCCAGATAACTTGCACGTCCTCTGTGGCGCCCCTGTGAGTGTTCGGGAGATGGCTGCTGGCCCAGAGACCAACCAGGAGACACTGCGGGCCACAGCCCCTGCCCCCCTCGCTCCAGCCCCGGCCCCTTCCATGCTTGCTGCTGCTCTGGCACTTGCCTGCCTCCTGGGGCCTCTGGCCTAAAGAGTCTGGTTGGCTAGCCAACAGTGCCCTTGCCTCCCATCACTGCATGCAGTGGCCGCCGTGTGGGCTCTGCAGAGTGTGCATAATTCCCATTAAAGGTGTTTATATTTGCATCAAGCTGGTTTCTTTCTCCTAGCTGTGGCCCTCTTGGCAAAGGCAGGGGCCCCCAGAAGCCGATCCCAGCATGGAATGGGTGTGGCTCAGGAGCTCCACAAGGGACTCATTCATCCTTACAAACATTTATTTCATGATGGCCGCGTTGAAGTTTCTTTCCATTACACTATAGATCCCAGGAGTACCTTGGGTCCCAAGAGCCCTAGTAGAGACCCGAGATCTGCCGGAATGCACAGCCCTTCTGGGCCTTCCCAGCCCgacagggatgggggatggggatcCAGTGGGGTCCAGAACTCACCCCGAGTGGCTAGGTGAGGTCTTCCTCAGGCTCCTTGTAGCCTCCTGATGCCTTACCTGCACCTCCCTCTGCTAA is a genomic window of Peromyscus maniculatus bairdii isolate BWxNUB_F1_BW_parent chromosome 5, HU_Pman_BW_mat_3.1, whole genome shotgun sequence containing:
- the Edc4 gene encoding enhancer of mRNA-decapping protein 4 isoform X3; its protein translation is MASCASIDIEDATQHLRDILKLDRPAGGSSAENQRPSSAYNGDLNGLLVPDPLSSGDSNSTSKPGIRTMPPINLQEKQVICLSGDDSSTCIGILAKEVEIVASSDSSISSKARGSNKVKIQPVAKYDWEQKYYYGNLIAVSNSFLAYAIRAANNGSAMVRVISVSTSERTLLKGFTGSVADLAFAHLNSPQLACLDEAGNLFVWRLALVKGKIQEEILVHIRQPEGTPLNHFRRIIWCPFIPEESEDCCEESSPTVALLHEDRAEVWDLDALRSSHSTWPVDVSQIKQGFIVVKGHSTCLSEGALSPDGTVLATASHDGFVKFWQIYIEGQDEPRCLHEWKPHDGRPLSCLLFCDNHKKQDPEVPFWRFLITGADQNRELKMWCTVSWTCLQTIRFSPDIFSSVSVPPSLKVCLDLSAEYLILSDVQRKVLYVMELLQNQDEGRACFSSISEFLLTHPVLSFGIQVVSRCRLRHTEVLPAEEENDSLGAESSHGASATESTAGVLIKLFCVHTKALQDVQIRFQPQLNPDVVAPLPAHTAHEDFTFGESRPELGSEGLASAAHGSQPDLRRIVELPAPADFLSLSSETKPKLMTPDAFMTPTASLQQISASPSSSSSSSSSSSSSSSSSSSLTAVSAVSSSSTMDPSLTSRPPEELTLSPKLQLDGSLTINSSSSLQASPRSLLPGLLPGPADKLTPKGAGQEVEPLGLPQASPSRTRSPDVISSASTALSQDIPEIASEALSRGFGSSVPEGLIEPDSMASAASALHLLSPRPRQGPELGSQLGLDGGPGDGDRHSTPSLLEAALTQEVAAPDSQVWPTAPDITRETCSTLAESPRNGLQEKHKSLAFHRPPYHLLQQHDSQDTSAEQSDHDDEVASLASAAGGFGSKMPTPRLPAKDWKTKGSPRTSPKLKRKSKKDDGDSAVGSRLTEHQVAEPPEDWPALIWQQQRELTELWHNQEELLQRLCAQLEGLQNTVTDHVERALETRHEQEQRRLERALAEGQQRGGQLQEQLTQQLSQALSSAVAGRLERSIRDEIKKTVPPCVSRSLEPVAGQLSNSVASKLTVVEGSMKENISKLLKSKNLTDAIARAAADTLQGPMQAAYREAFQSVVLPAFEKSCQAMFQQINDSFRLGTQEYLQQLDSHMKSRKAREQEAREPVLAQLRGLVNTLQSATEQMAATVSSSVRAEVQHQLHVAVGSLQESILAQVQRIVKGEVSVALKEQQATVTSSIMQAMRSAAGTPVPSAHLDCQAQQAHILQLLQQGHLNQAFQQALTAADLSLVLYVCETVDPAQVFGQPPCPLSQPVLLSLIQQLASDLGTRSDLKLSYLEEAVMHLDHSDPITRDHMGSVMAQVRQKLFQFLQADPHNSLGKAARRLSLMLHGLATPSLP